The Marinobacter sp. MDS2 genome includes a region encoding these proteins:
- the metE gene encoding 5-methyltetrahydropteroyltriglutamate--homocysteine S-methyltransferase, with translation MVTTHNLGFPRIGGQRELKFELEQYWAGRKTEQDLAATAAELRQTHWQQQSGLDFVPVGDFSLYDQVLDMSVTLGNLPARAADKEGNELDVYFRAARGRGANDSPCCAIAAGEMTKWFDTNYHYIVPEFTADTEFKLNPERLINQLAEAQQQGVSAKPVIIGPVSYLWLGKTSDGSNRLDLLERLLPAYSQLLEILADAGAEWVQIDEPALVTELDANWRYAFNLAYHQLKANRPKLLLATYFGELRNNLQLACELPVAGVHLDAISAPDEVNRIADWLPTHKVLSLGVISGRNIWKTDLNKTLDWLEPVHEKLGDRLWLAPSCSLLHVPVDLAQETGLDPEIRNWLAFALQKLDELQVLTRALNEGRESVQQQLTQNQEAIDSRRHSTRVTNPSVRAAVAEITTELGNRQSPYAQRILLQQQKLQLPAFPTTTIGSFPQTPEIRQARLQFRKGDLAAADYEAHMKAEIERCIRNQEALGLDVLVHGEAERNDMVEYFGEQLEGYAFTRFGWVQSYGSRCVKPPILFGDICRPKAMTVDWIRYAQSLTDKPVKGMLTGPVTILNWSFVRDDQPRKHSCLQLALAIREEVQDLEKAGVGIIQIDEAALREGLPLRQSDWEGYLDWAINSFRIAANGVEDSTQIHTHMCYSEFNDIIEAIARMDADVITIETSRSDMELLDAFKSFEYPNDIGPGVYDIHSPNVPDKEQIINLMKLAAERIPAERLWINPDCGLKTRKWEEVTPALETMVAAAQALRA, from the coding sequence ATGGTGACAACACACAATCTCGGCTTTCCGCGCATTGGCGGTCAACGAGAACTGAAATTCGAACTGGAACAGTACTGGGCCGGACGTAAAACTGAACAAGATTTGGCCGCAACCGCCGCGGAGCTTCGCCAGACTCACTGGCAACAGCAATCTGGCCTCGACTTTGTGCCCGTGGGCGATTTTTCCCTCTACGATCAAGTGCTCGACATGTCTGTCACGCTCGGCAATTTACCGGCTCGCGCGGCAGACAAAGAAGGAAACGAGCTCGACGTCTACTTCCGCGCCGCCCGTGGCCGAGGTGCCAACGACAGTCCTTGCTGTGCCATCGCGGCCGGCGAAATGACCAAATGGTTCGACACCAACTATCACTACATTGTGCCGGAGTTCACCGCTGACACTGAGTTCAAGCTGAACCCTGAGCGACTCATCAATCAGTTGGCGGAAGCACAACAGCAAGGCGTATCAGCGAAACCGGTGATTATTGGCCCGGTTTCTTACCTGTGGCTTGGCAAAACCTCCGACGGCAGCAATCGCCTTGATCTATTGGAGCGCCTGCTGCCTGCTTATTCACAATTGCTGGAAATTCTCGCTGATGCCGGAGCCGAATGGGTTCAAATCGACGAACCCGCACTCGTAACAGAGCTAGACGCCAACTGGCGTTACGCCTTTAATCTGGCCTATCACCAACTGAAAGCGAATCGCCCGAAGTTGCTGCTGGCCACCTACTTTGGTGAACTGCGTAACAACCTGCAACTGGCTTGCGAGCTGCCCGTAGCCGGGGTTCATCTGGACGCCATCAGCGCACCGGATGAGGTTAACCGCATTGCCGATTGGCTGCCGACGCACAAAGTGCTGTCGCTGGGGGTTATCAGCGGTCGAAACATCTGGAAAACCGATCTGAATAAAACGCTGGACTGGCTAGAGCCAGTGCACGAAAAACTTGGCGACCGCCTGTGGCTGGCACCATCCTGTTCACTACTACACGTACCTGTTGACCTGGCACAAGAAACCGGATTGGATCCTGAAATCCGTAACTGGCTGGCCTTTGCTCTGCAGAAGCTGGACGAGCTTCAGGTGCTGACCCGCGCTCTCAACGAAGGCCGCGAATCGGTACAACAGCAACTGACACAAAATCAGGAAGCCATCGACAGCCGCCGCCATTCGACTCGCGTTACTAACCCGAGCGTTCGTGCAGCGGTCGCGGAGATAACAACGGAACTGGGCAATCGCCAGAGTCCGTATGCCCAGCGCATTCTGCTTCAGCAGCAGAAACTTCAGCTACCCGCATTTCCGACCACCACCATCGGCTCGTTTCCACAAACCCCGGAAATCCGCCAGGCCCGTTTGCAGTTCCGAAAAGGCGATTTAGCTGCGGCCGACTATGAAGCCCATATGAAGGCCGAGATCGAACGCTGCATTCGTAATCAGGAAGCCTTGGGCTTGGACGTTCTAGTGCACGGTGAAGCTGAACGCAACGACATGGTGGAATACTTCGGTGAACAGCTGGAAGGCTACGCGTTTACCCGCTTCGGCTGGGTGCAATCATACGGTTCGCGCTGCGTTAAACCACCCATCCTGTTCGGCGACATCTGCCGCCCGAAAGCCATGACCGTAGACTGGATTCGCTACGCTCAGTCACTGACTGACAAGCCCGTAAAAGGCATGCTGACCGGCCCGGTGACCATCTTGAACTGGTCGTTCGTGCGGGACGACCAACCCCGCAAGCACTCATGCCTGCAACTGGCACTGGCCATTCGCGAGGAAGTCCAGGATCTGGAAAAAGCCGGCGTGGGCATCATTCAGATCGACGAAGCAGCCCTGAGAGAAGGCTTACCGCTGCGTCAGTCGGATTGGGAAGGTTATCTCGATTGGGCCATCAACAGCTTCCGCATCGCTGCCAACGGCGTAGAGGACAGCACACAGATTCACACGCACATGTGTTATTCGGAGTTCAACGACATCATCGAAGCCATCGCTCGTATGGATGCCGACGTAATTACCATCGAAACGTCACGGTCTGACATGGAGCTGCTGGACGCATTCAAGAGCTTCGAGTACCCGAACGACATCGGGCCCGGGGT
- a CDS encoding LysR family transcriptional regulator, which produces MIERSHLEIFRAVERQGSLTAAAEQLHLTQSALSHAIRKLEQQLGTPVWLREGRQLRFTQAGEQLLSLANRLLPQFEHAEMLVGQVAKGQRGSLRVGMECHPCYQWLLKVVGPYLQQWPDVDVDVKQEFQFGGMGALFGHDIDLLVTPDPLHRPGVCFEPVFDYEQVLVVASDHPLAQSDWVEPEQLASEILITYPVAPERLDIFTRFFLPAHAAPAFHKTIETTDIMLQMVAAGRGVSALPRWLVDEYAQKMPIKALSLGKEGMPKQIFLGFRERDQEVDYLVAFMKLARSIRWN; this is translated from the coding sequence ATGATTGAACGAAGTCATTTGGAAATATTTCGAGCGGTTGAACGGCAGGGTTCGCTCACCGCTGCGGCCGAGCAGCTGCATTTGACGCAATCCGCGTTGAGCCACGCGATTCGGAAGCTGGAGCAGCAATTGGGAACGCCGGTATGGCTCAGGGAAGGGCGGCAGTTGCGGTTTACCCAAGCGGGTGAGCAACTGCTGTCGCTCGCCAACCGGCTTCTGCCGCAATTTGAACACGCCGAGATGCTGGTCGGGCAAGTGGCCAAGGGGCAGCGTGGCAGCTTGCGCGTGGGGATGGAATGTCACCCTTGTTACCAGTGGTTATTGAAGGTAGTCGGCCCTTATCTGCAGCAGTGGCCGGATGTGGATGTAGACGTGAAACAAGAATTTCAGTTTGGTGGAATGGGCGCGCTGTTCGGCCATGATATCGACTTGCTGGTGACACCTGATCCTCTGCATCGCCCCGGCGTGTGCTTTGAGCCGGTGTTCGATTATGAACAAGTGTTGGTGGTGGCGAGCGATCATCCGCTGGCACAAAGTGACTGGGTAGAACCAGAGCAGCTGGCGAGCGAAATACTGATCACCTATCCGGTAGCGCCGGAGCGACTGGATATCTTTACTCGCTTCTTTTTGCCGGCCCACGCCGCACCGGCGTTCCATAAAACGATCGAAACAACCGATATCATGTTGCAGATGGTCGCTGCGGGCCGCGGTGTGTCGGCACTGCCGCGCTGGTTGGTGGATGAATACGCGCAGAAAATGCCGATTAAGGCATTGTCGTTGGGCAAGGAAGGTATGCCGAAACAGATTTTTCTGGGCTTTCGCGAGCGGGATCAGGAGGTGGATTATCTGGTTGCATTTATGAAGCTGGCCCGTAGCATTCGCTGGAACTAA